The following coding sequences lie in one Clostridia bacterium genomic window:
- a CDS encoding cold-shock protein, producing the protein MEGTVKWFSAEKGYGFITRDDGQGDVFVHFSEIQGSGFRTLNEGQRVSFEVADSPKGPQAQKVVAL; encoded by the coding sequence TTGGAAGGTACCGTCAAGTGGTTCAGCGCGGAGAAGGGCTACGGCTTCATCACGCGCGACGACGGTCAGGGCGACGTGTTCGTCCACTTCTCCGAGATTCAGGGCAGCGGCTTCCGCACCCTGAATGAGGGGCAGCGGGTGAGCTTCGAAGTGGCCGACAGCCCGAAGGGTCCGCAGGCGCAAAAGGTAGTAGCTCTTTAA
- a CDS encoding phosphosulfolactate synthase, with product MRSTKAWDGVCAHPIGGRLDKPRRAGVTMVIDKGLGLESTRELLALAGDYIDFIKLGFGTSAFYDAELLRAKIRLIRGHGVHVYPGGTFLEVAELQSATDAFLERAEALGFDYVEVSDGTLAIAPERRRRIIEAAIERGLGVVTEVGKKHPADQQPLEVQRRQIREDLEAGAQFVIVEARESGVGVGIYDAGGEVDTDALVALETAAPPDRLVWEAPLKSQQEALIDRFGPNVNLGNIHPQEVLALEALRVGLRGDTLRRAARAGARHE from the coding sequence ATGCGGTCGACCAAAGCCTGGGACGGGGTGTGTGCGCATCCCATCGGCGGGCGGCTCGACAAGCCGCGCCGCGCCGGCGTGACCATGGTCATCGACAAGGGGCTCGGGCTGGAGTCGACGCGCGAGCTCCTCGCGCTCGCCGGCGACTACATCGATTTCATCAAACTGGGGTTCGGGACGTCCGCGTTCTACGACGCGGAGCTCTTGCGCGCGAAGATTCGCCTCATCCGCGGTCACGGCGTCCACGTCTACCCCGGCGGCACGTTCCTCGAAGTCGCGGAGCTTCAGTCGGCGACGGACGCGTTCCTGGAGCGGGCGGAGGCGCTGGGCTTCGACTACGTGGAGGTCTCCGACGGCACGCTTGCGATCGCCCCGGAGCGCCGGCGGCGGATCATCGAGGCGGCGATCGAGCGCGGGTTGGGTGTGGTCACGGAGGTGGGCAAGAAGCATCCCGCCGACCAGCAGCCCCTGGAGGTGCAGCGCCGCCAGATCAGGGAAGACCTCGAGGCCGGGGCGCAATTTGTCATCGTGGAGGCGCGCGAATCGGGCGTCGGGGTCGGCATCTACGACGCCGGGGGAGAGGTGGACACGGACGCGCTGGTCGCGCTGGAGACGGCCGCGCCGCCGGATCGCCTCGTCTGGGAGGCCCCGCTCAAGTCCCAGCAGGAGGCGCTGATCGATCGGTTCGGCCCGAACGTCAACCTCGGCAACATCCATCCGCAAGAGGTGTTGGCCCTCGAGGCCCTGCGCGTGGGACTGCGCGGCGACACCCTGCGCCGGGCGGCTCGTGCCGGCGCCCGGCATGAGTGA
- a CDS encoding CapA family protein, with product MRMARGLRVAVLACVAGLLVFGSAGPAHAPAAPSAGFVSEPAATMSEAPPVPAGVPPVETSKPPAPPPLIRLVAGGDVRLSDRVDEIIRQHGVDYPWRNLAPVFQQADVVLVNFEMSVGNAGKPAHKTYVFRAPAENLDGMAAAGVTVAGMANNHILDYGVPGLETALEASRARGLVPVGAGMDADEAWAVRVVRPSRTAPSEAATGASGLGEDRGACVAFVAATRIFPYEEWLATAARPGVAGAHDEDRLIAGIGLARQKCDNVVVAIHWGVEGSPRPKPSDRDLAHRMIDAGATVVVGSHPHVLQGVERYGDGLIAYSLGNLIFTPNGRNAWTGRTMVIEATLQGGAVVDARLVPFVLRKASPDVPDAEERRAILERVDQLSRAWGVQVNPDGALWWPAPSGG from the coding sequence GTGCGGATGGCGAGGGGATTGCGGGTCGCCGTCCTGGCGTGCGTCGCCGGCTTGCTGGTCTTTGGCTCGGCCGGGCCGGCGCACGCGCCCGCGGCGCCGTCCGCCGGATTCGTTTCGGAACCGGCCGCGACGATGTCGGAAGCGCCACCGGTTCCGGCCGGCGTCCCCCCAGTCGAAACGTCCAAGCCTCCGGCGCCTCCCCCCCTGATCCGCCTCGTGGCCGGCGGCGACGTGCGCCTGTCGGACCGCGTGGACGAGATCATCCGGCAGCACGGCGTGGACTATCCCTGGCGCAACCTCGCGCCCGTGTTCCAGCAGGCCGACGTGGTCCTCGTCAACTTCGAAATGTCGGTGGGCAATGCCGGCAAGCCGGCCCACAAAACGTACGTGTTCCGCGCCCCGGCCGAGAATCTCGACGGCATGGCCGCGGCCGGCGTGACGGTGGCGGGCATGGCCAACAATCACATTCTGGATTACGGCGTGCCGGGACTGGAGACGGCCCTTGAAGCCAGCCGCGCCCGGGGGCTGGTCCCGGTGGGGGCGGGCATGGACGCGGACGAGGCGTGGGCCGTGCGCGTGGTGAGACCGAGCCGGACCGCTCCTTCCGAGGCCGCCACCGGGGCCTCCGGGCTCGGCGAGGATCGCGGCGCCTGCGTGGCGTTCGTCGCCGCGACGCGGATCTTTCCCTACGAGGAATGGTTGGCCACCGCCGCCCGTCCGGGGGTGGCCGGCGCGCACGACGAGGACCGCTTGATCGCCGGCATCGGCCTGGCCCGTCAAAAGTGCGACAACGTCGTCGTGGCGATTCACTGGGGCGTCGAGGGGTCTCCCCGCCCGAAACCGTCCGACCGCGATCTCGCTCACCGGATGATCGACGCGGGCGCCACGGTGGTCGTGGGCAGCCACCCGCACGTGCTGCAGGGCGTGGAACGGTACGGGGACGGGCTGATCGCGTACAGCCTGGGCAATCTCATCTTCACGCCCAACGGGCGGAACGCGTGGACGGGCCGCACCATGGTCATCGAGGCGACCCTCCAGGGCGGCGCGGTCGTCGACGCCCGGTTGGTCCCGTTCGTCCTGCGCAAGGCCTCGCCCGACGTTCCGGACGCAGAAGAGCGGAGGGCGATCCTTGAGCGCGTCGACCAGCTGTCCCGGGCGTGGGGGGTTCAGGTGAACCCCGATGGCGCCCTGTGGTGGCCGGCTCCTTCCGGGGGTTGA
- a CDS encoding aminotransferase class III-fold pyridoxal phosphate-dependent enzyme produces MTQHSALSQEPLVLMTSAERHVVRDHTGRAYLDAMAGLWCVNAGYGRAEIAEAAYRQMIRLPYYPHTQANAPAAELAARLARLLGGRLRRTYFVSSGSEANEAAFKIARQYHLQRHGGQRRYKIVGRHHSYHGTTLATLAASGMAARTERFEPLPGGFLRVPAPYCYRCPFGLAYPKCGVACAHQVEQAILAEGPETVAAVVLEPVQSAAGVLVPPKEYLPIVAEACRRHGVLLIVDEVITGFGRTGKMFGHHWYGVEPDLVTMAKALTSAYVPMGAVTATEEVFSAFLGEPGSGREAVQISTFGGHPVASAAALANLDILEREDLARNALEVGAYLLEALGRLRAHPAVGDIRGLGLLIGVELVADRESRRPLDPALAVQVARDCFQAGVIVGRSARTYVGGGHTLTIAPPLTWTREEADELVAALERALRRLDR; encoded by the coding sequence ATGACGCAGCACTCCGCGCTCTCCCAAGAGCCGCTCGTCCTGATGACCTCAGCCGAGCGGCACGTGGTCCGGGACCACACGGGGCGGGCGTACCTCGACGCGATGGCCGGCCTCTGGTGCGTCAACGCCGGCTACGGCCGCGCGGAGATCGCCGAAGCCGCGTACCGGCAGATGATCCGGCTGCCGTACTACCCGCACACGCAGGCCAACGCGCCCGCGGCCGAACTGGCGGCGCGCCTCGCGAGGCTTCTCGGCGGCCGCCTGCGCCGGACGTACTTCGTCAGTTCCGGATCCGAGGCCAACGAGGCGGCGTTCAAGATCGCGCGGCAGTACCACCTGCAGCGCCACGGGGGACAGCGCCGGTACAAGATCGTCGGGCGGCACCACTCCTACCACGGAACCACGCTCGCGACCCTCGCGGCCAGCGGCATGGCGGCCCGAACGGAGCGGTTCGAGCCGCTGCCGGGCGGCTTCCTGCGCGTTCCGGCCCCGTACTGCTACCGGTGCCCGTTCGGCCTCGCCTACCCGAAGTGCGGCGTCGCCTGCGCCCACCAGGTCGAGCAGGCGATCCTCGCCGAAGGTCCCGAGACGGTGGCCGCGGTGGTGCTGGAACCGGTGCAGAGCGCGGCGGGCGTGCTCGTGCCTCCGAAGGAGTACCTGCCGATCGTGGCGGAGGCGTGCCGCCGCCATGGGGTGCTGCTGATCGTCGACGAGGTCATCACCGGGTTTGGCCGCACGGGGAAGATGTTCGGACACCACTGGTACGGCGTCGAGCCGGACCTCGTGACGATGGCGAAGGCGCTGACCAGCGCGTACGTTCCGATGGGCGCCGTCACGGCCACGGAGGAGGTCTTCTCCGCCTTTCTGGGCGAGCCGGGCAGCGGCCGAGAAGCCGTACAGATCAGCACGTTCGGCGGGCACCCGGTGGCGAGCGCGGCGGCCCTTGCCAACCTCGACATCCTGGAGCGGGAGGACCTGGCGCGAAACGCGCTGGAGGTGGGCGCGTACCTTCTGGAAGCTCTCGGCCGGTTGCGCGCGCACCCCGCGGTCGGCGACATTCGCGGCCTTGGGCTGCTGATCGGCGTGGAGCTCGTCGCCGACCGGGAGTCGCGACGACCGCTGGACCCGGCGCTCGCGGTCCAGGTAGCCCGCGACTGTTTCCAGGCGGGGGTCATCGTGGGCCGCTCGGCGCGCACGTATGTGGGCGGCGGTCATACGCTGACGATCGCGCCCCCGCTCACATGGACGCGCGAGGAGGCCGATGAGCTGGTCGCGGCCCTGGAGCGCGCCCTTCGCCGCCTGGACCGGTAG
- a CDS encoding 2-phosphosulfolactate phosphatase — protein MTRLEATPVEVLPAREALEQLADFPWPRAVVAVVDQIRATSTIVAALAAGAREVWPVEEPSEAIGWREADPSWLLAGERGAVRLPGFDFGNSPREIEAAASRLRGGRLALATTNGSRALAAVPASAAAVYAFALMNVSATAHAMARAAQQSGAERMLIVCAGTEGSLAVDDLLAAGTLADRLVGWGAQPSGDAALVALAVHRLWRGRELECLRASRAGRNVMAVGLGEDLAACACVDRWPFAARRHGRAIVLEDCSNDRKG, from the coding sequence TTGACCCGACTGGAAGCGACACCTGTCGAAGTGCTGCCCGCCCGAGAGGCGCTGGAGCAGCTTGCAGACTTCCCGTGGCCGCGCGCCGTCGTGGCCGTCGTCGACCAGATCCGCGCCACCAGCACGATCGTCGCCGCCCTGGCCGCCGGCGCCCGCGAGGTGTGGCCCGTGGAGGAGCCATCGGAGGCGATCGGCTGGCGCGAGGCCGACCCGTCCTGGCTCCTCGCCGGCGAGCGGGGCGCCGTGCGGCTGCCGGGCTTTGACTTCGGCAACTCGCCGCGCGAGATCGAGGCGGCCGCGTCCCGCCTGCGGGGCGGACGGCTGGCGCTGGCCACGACCAACGGAAGCCGGGCGCTGGCGGCGGTGCCGGCGTCGGCGGCCGCCGTCTACGCCTTCGCGCTTATGAACGTCTCCGCGACGGCGCACGCCATGGCGCGGGCGGCGCAACAATCCGGCGCGGAGCGCATGCTCATCGTCTGCGCGGGCACGGAGGGCAGCCTGGCCGTCGACGATCTGCTGGCGGCGGGCACCCTGGCCGACCGCCTCGTCGGATGGGGGGCGCAGCCCAGCGGCGACGCGGCCCTCGTGGCGCTCGCGGTGCACCGGCTCTGGCGGGGGCGCGAACTCGAGTGCCTGCGGGCCAGCCGGGCCGGGCGCAACGTCATGGCCGTCGGGCTCGGCGAGGACCTCGCCGCGTGCGCCTGCGTGGACCGCTGGCCGTTCGCCGCGCGGCGCCATGGCCGCGCCATCGTGCTCGAGGACTGCTCGAACGATAGGAAAGGGTGA
- a CDS encoding SDR family NAD(P)-dependent oxidoreductase encodes MADGRLQGKTILVTGASRGIGRAVALALAREGAQLALTARDAARLSDVAGECRTAGAPAVWSLAGDVRERDFPARCVAEAEKALGPLWGLVNNAGVGHYAPVDELHPDAWDEMMDVNARAVFLFCRAAIPGMKARRSGHIVNIASVAGTTTFPGGAGYCASKWAVMALSDTLTQELKPFEIRVTAVCPGSVQTGFAGSTPKPWSLRPEDVADAVLHVLAARPGVIYNTILLRPQVPPERLG; translated from the coding sequence GTGGCAGACGGGCGATTGCAGGGCAAGACCATCCTCGTGACGGGCGCCAGCCGCGGCATCGGCCGCGCCGTGGCGCTGGCGCTGGCGCGCGAGGGCGCTCAACTGGCCTTGACCGCGCGCGATGCGGCGCGGCTGTCCGACGTGGCCGGGGAGTGCCGCACGGCCGGAGCCCCGGCGGTCTGGAGCCTCGCCGGCGACGTGCGCGAGCGCGACTTCCCGGCGCGCTGCGTCGCCGAGGCGGAGAAAGCGCTCGGGCCCCTCTGGGGGCTCGTGAACAACGCCGGAGTGGGCCACTACGCGCCGGTCGACGAACTCCACCCCGACGCTTGGGACGAGATGATGGACGTCAACGCCCGCGCGGTGTTCCTCTTCTGCCGGGCGGCCATCCCCGGGATGAAGGCGCGGCGTTCGGGCCACATCGTCAACATCGCATCCGTCGCCGGGACCACCACGTTCCCCGGAGGCGCCGGCTACTGCGCCTCCAAGTGGGCCGTCATGGCGCTGAGCGACACCCTGACCCAGGAGCTCAAGCCGTTCGAGATCCGGGTGACGGCCGTGTGTCCGGGGTCCGTCCAGACCGGCTTCGCCGGCTCCACGCCCAAGCCGTGGTCCCTGCGGCCCGAGGACGTGGCCGACGCGGTGCTTCATGTGCTCGCGGCGCGTCCCGGCGTGATCTACAACACGATCCTCCTGCGCCCGCAGGTGCCTCCGGAGCGGCTGGGATGA